The Megalobrama amblycephala isolate DHTTF-2021 linkage group LG16, ASM1881202v1, whole genome shotgun sequence genome includes the window ATCTGAGGGTCACtagatttttataatattttcataCTTATATGCCATGCTGTCCAATATTTATCAGTTTTTACAGCTATGCACTgtgcttgatttttttttttttttcttttgcagtaAAGGACTATCCAACAATTCTCACAATTGTAAAATGACCCCACACAAGCATATTTGGTATCATACCATATAAATCATATCTcatcatatatcatatatatatctGATATATAcagtggccgagagagctcaacgtgctgcaactgaagaaaacacatgcaaatagaaaaaaacgccagcaaataaagaaaacatcttcatcagtttgacaacacatgtgctgcaaaagttcacaacacacccaaatacagaaacgtgcagCAAAAGTTTACAACACacccaaatataaaaaaacgctgcaaaagttcacaacacaacccaAATATAGAAAGGCGCTgaaaaagttcacaacacaccCAGGacttttttcataaataatatattttttaataatttacttgattttatGTCTCAAATCCCAGTCAATTATTCACTGCAGAAAGTGAAACTAAAAATTCAGCGATGAGAGCTCTACTTCAACATGTTCTTATAATTCAGTTATAATGGTATTTaaccataatttatttttttaatatttctcttgtggcccatatgtagtgaaaaaaaatagaaaagatGTAGGCTATTTCGTGttaaacaaacaattttttttttttttttttttttttttttgttaaatgagGAGTTAGCTAATTTAACATCTTATTGCAGTCAATGCAGCATGTTGGTTATGTGGTGATGCACTATAAATTATTGCGGGgcaaatgaaaacattaatttaattctaaagtagcatcatcatcatcatccagaTCATCGCAGAGGTGGGCTTGAGATCGCCGGGCCTGGTAGGCTATGTGCTTTTTGCaacgcgtttctgtatttgtgttGTCAACTTTTGCAGCGTTTCTATATTTGGTTGTGTTTTGAACTTTttcagcacgtttctgtatttggttgtgttgtgaacttttgcagcgcgtttctgtatttgggtgcgttgtgaacttttgcagcacatgtgttgtcaaactgatgatgttttctttattttttgctggtgtttttcctatttgcatgtgttttctttaggTGCACTGcattgagctctctcggccactgTAGGTATCATATAAATAGGTTaccttttaataaaacaaaaaacatgccGTGCTCAAggtacaattttatttattttactaaaaacggggggggggggggggggggggggggaatcaCATCAACATAACCCTTGTTAATACAGTAAGTATACTCAATATCTTTtcaacagaaataaaatacacCAGTTTTTAATTtccttttaatattatattaaaatatcagaTAGTTTGCAATCTAACAGTGCTTACGAAGTACATCACTGGATTTATAGCAgaaaagttgttttgtttttctctccaCTCTGCCAGTGGCCTTCAGCAGTggagtaaaaataataataattaaataaattcaaaatacaaaaatgaaaataaacctTTGTGTTATCCTGCCCAGTTTTATCTGACAAGCAGAACATGCAAAAAGGGCATTAACAAAGATCTTTCTACAGAATACACCGAAGCATCACCAGACACTTCAAATTGCAAAGGTGACATTAACAATGTTACCTTACGTTTCCCTAAATCAAGACAAAGTTTTGCATTTTCCAAGTATAATTTCAGTACATTGCATATCATGACTTGTCCAAAAAGCTGGCTGATTTAACTGTTAGTTTCTCTCTTCTAAAGTATAATGAAGCCTATACCAACAGTTAAAATGAATAGATCAAAAAATGCAAATGAAGGACTCCGTAGAGTCTCAATGTGTACTAGACTGTACAGGCACAATTAACAGTATATATTCATAATAGATAGGGCAATTTTTGGCCTGGATGTTCTTGGACAAGGAAGGTCTGGGATTTCAATGTTTTGCCCATAAGGAAACACTTGGAGCAGGagattttattttgaagaaatgcatttgcttctctctctctctctctctcacagctCACTGCCCTCGTAACACATGCAcaaaattatgaaacaaaacaaaaacaaataatatttataaaacatggaaatgcTGATGTTTATTAGAATATCTCTTCAGGAAGAGAGCAATTGCAGTTCACTTCCAGTCCCGGGATCACTGAACTGGGCTTTAGGAGGAGTCGCCACAACAGATGCAGCCATCCTTGCATGCATCTGCAACTCTGACGAACCAACATCCCAAGACACTAACCTTCGGATGGGACGGTAAACAGGGTGTTTGATATGTTAggaagtgtgtttgtgtttggcagAACTCCTGTGTGATAAGTGCAACATTTCTATAATGTGATGCCGAATCCTGGGGTCGCTCCAGATCACACTGCTCTCGCTGCAATTCTTCTCAATGCTGGAGCGAAGCTTAAGCCCCTTTTACACATGAAAATAACTGGAGACAACAAATGCAGGGGAGAGCAGGCACAGTCTCTCTGTGTCTCCCCACTGTACCATTGGCTttgtacagaaaaaaatacatttgagaAAAAGGACTTGTGGGTTAGACGTCAGTTGAGAAATAGAGTGTATTCTTCTTCAGCTCAGCGAAGGATATGGGTGGATGCTGCAGGTAGTACAGCAATACCTGAACCTGTGAAAGAGGAGGAAGACAGAGGATGTGACACAATTATTATACTATCCTGACACAAACAATCTCAACCATGCAATTAGGTATTGTCCTAAATTGTCCTACAGCATTTGATTGTAACTAATTACATTGCAAAAATAGAATTTATTTGTTaagaattttatattataatgttattggCGTACTAGGTATTGAGAAAAGGTCTGTACGTTAATGATGGGTATAACAAGGGACTGGCTTTAAGAGTGAGTTAGAAGACCATGTTGTAAACAAGGAAATTTAGTCTTTCGATAATTCAATCCCCTTTCAAGTACCTTTTCATAAATATGGATGTTTTCAAGGGTTTTCCAGGACTTAAATTTCAAAAAGCCAGTCAAGTACTTCAAGCACTTTAAGCACCTTGTACTCAAGCACTTTAATCACTTTCTACACTGGGAGTGTATGTTACTAACACTGAAATGTGTGCTTGAACTAATAATAACAGCAGTCCACTAGAGAGTGCGCACGGACTTTTAAAGGTTCGCGAGCTGAACTGTGCACGCGATGGAGCGGGACACGGAAAATGAAGTAAGGCCTGGCTATAGTAGACGCggcttaagacaacttttattttctttcacacacagcacagagaaacatctttctaataaacattcacagccacgatgtacagaacactctcaaagatatagaagaaaatgaataaaaacattttggatcaataaaatatatatattaataactgcagaaaggccacaCTGCAGATAGGCCtagatatacatttcatatgtcggcaaatcaaattacatcggctaaattgtctgtgcgagcaagctttaactaatctacagcgcaacactgatgcaccaaaaaacataaataaataaataaataatttaataaaaaattatgttttttttttatcaaacattaatttacagaattgaattagaacagaatataccGTTCTAATAAACGAAAATAGCctacttaaaaaaatgaaatatgatcaagtcaaactgcaaaatgcctgaagtgcaggggaacttatattcaaaacacaagccagaaatagttaaattagataaaaagtctttcacgcgatctgcctgtgtccgtttgagtcttttcaaatagcgcactatagtcagctcgttggatttattcacgcacattaaaaatatttattaaaagcttctttcttttcacatttttatttatagtattaacataataggctgtatattaacctattgggaaagaaccggtatgtctatgtaaaatcagatatcGAGCGCTCAGCGCACCCATATTTCgtctcataacacctctgcgacaattcgactgtgagattggtagtcgaatcaggctcctcctatcgaagattcgaatcgtcgactattcagggtcacccctagttattattaatatattatattaagactaatataaataaacaccactgggccaaaaaaaaaaaaaaaaaaagaagaaaagaaaaagaaaaaaaagggccAAGCCAAAAATAGCTAAATATTTAGCTTTAATGGTGCACAAATCActggtcaggaaattagcaaGAATTGCACAAATGCTGTAGATGAAGaaatttagtaattttattattatttcagagCTCACACACAGAGCTCTCTTTAGCTGTTTTTCATAGTCACTAATTAATTACAACTCTTGGCCAAAACTCCCAggtgtcttctttaaaaaatatatcaacatAATGCCTTTAATTCAAAGGGTTGATGTACTACtaaaaatgcttatttaaatTTAGATATGTCATTATTTTGGCATGTTTGCCATTGTTCTTGGTCTAGTATTGTCCTTGTAACCACTGTTggtgagtttaaaaaaaaacaaacaaacaaaaaaaaacatttattttagtgttttttttttttttttttcacagaactAACAGAACAAAGATgagtttgttgttttgtttatgcCAAGCCACCAAGTCTTTGTTTTGTACTTTGTTCACGTTGTTCAAGTTAATAAACTGCACATAGGTTCACAAAAGACTTGTTTGCAGAGGATCTAGTTACAAAAGACGACTGTGTGATGAGCTTCAGGATGTGACGGTGAACTTTCATTTGaaatttcatttgtttcatttgCGTCAGTTTGCATGTCGGCTTGCTGAAGAGATGCTCAGCTACTCCTCTCTGGCGATGTGTGCTGTTGTAGCGCTGTCATATCTGGGTACCGTGAGCAATTATAACACTCTTGCATGTTTCATTTTTACCATTTTAGGAGgagtaaaatgtacatttttggctttaacaaccagatgcattttgTCCAGTTTCAGCTGGAATGTGGAAAAATGCCCACTCTTTCAGTCTTTTCACAAttggatagctatccgatcagagaaaacaCATGAAGTGACGAGGTATGCATTAAATAGAGTTTCCACATGCATCACAGTCAATTTGATGTGTATGGAATGTTTAATAGGATTCAAAATACTTGGTTGAATATCTCCGAAATTTATAGCATTGACTATGTACAGCAGACCAAGCTGTAAGCTGTCACTGAgtaacttgtgtgtgtgtgcgtgatgTGCAGTGGTCACGTTATGGTTTACCAGAGCTGCATGCTTTCATTTACTTGCGCAGTTTAATTCTCacactttaataatattttttttttttataactcctAACTTAATGAAACAAGCTGTGTTACTATGAGGAATGATTACCTCAAAATGTAGATCTGTATGCAAGGTACTTTATCTGAATGAAATGCATACACCTCTCTCGCTTTTGCTCATGTGTCAGCGAATATACCACGTGTGCCATAAGTTGCCGACCCCAAGCATTATAGTGATATTCAATCTATCCATACTGGGCAAGATTTCACAAGTAATTTCCAGACACTGTAAAACTCTTGACATGAGCAGGATTCACTGTGTAAGTCAGGACTGACCTGTGCCATGACATCATGTGACCAGATGTCAGAGGCCAGCGTGATGTGGGCCTTACTGCTCTCTGACTCTGAGGGTCTCAGCAGAGTGGGGCCAAACACTGTGGCCAAATTATGCAGAGACATCTTATTGACCGGTTCCTTCTCTGCCACCCTGAAATGAGAGGAAATTAAACATCAATACTGTCACATCTCATGCAATCATTAAGTTGAACATTTCACAGTTTATGATGACTCAACACATGCACTGTAGCTCAAATGTGATGTATAGAGTTGGCCAGAAAGTGTCTACAGTGAGCAGTGTTGATAATGTGGAGTGACTGTGATGTGTTAATGGGCAGCAGTTAGAGTTGGCAATAATGCCTCCAGAGAGATTATTTGTGACAGTGTTTATAAACCCGAGGCCTTGCTTGCTAATTCCCGACATTTCAGAGAGATGTGTGTGAATGGCAACAGCAGTTTCACacatactaaaataaaacacaaccctgGGTATTTATGATGGAGACTGAACTGCTGTTCATATGAAGCTGCTGGCTTTaaaagggacctattatgcaaaaatcacttttgcatggtgtttggacataaatgtgtgttggcagtgtgtgtacacaaccaacctataatgataaaaaaatccaaccactcctttttttttaatcccaataaatcataagcagtgtttcagaacaagccgtttccagatcccttgcagtgtgacgtcacattagccacaggcccacgaatgttgacagacacttcggttttaacatagaaccgccctgagcgagtCTATGTTAAAACTCACGTCTCCCAAGCGTTTTGGGTgctctgtagctggatggattaatccacatagctctctccatttactccctaaatctgagctgctgaagacgaggtggattcatttcatttccaaagaaaatgctccctcaactctaccgaaatttgtttatgtctgcgcgaatcatttcacaccggactgctttgtgaacgaatgccaatacaaagggacaatacaaaacagaggttgtgctaAAAAGTTGTTACTTAAGGACAGATCAGtaactgttcgtgatccagcttacagtctccagagtgatactggatacggcagtaatgaaggtgagagcactttattctCATCGGGGTTGATTTacagatataaagtttaccagtttattaagcaccacccgaaaaggcataaggtctttatatatttgtttattgttagttgtaatgagtgtttctgtgtactttgctatgtatgttgatgataatgcaagggagagagagagagagagagattatggataatattttaatgcacacttgcactgtgttttaagctcttacagtgattttctagaaTGAAAACAGACacttcatattttgtgtgaagtacaataaacattataaaactcatctgtaaactggcttgtactaatatagtggataaaaacaagaagacaatataagttataaccgtaattaaactaaactatatctgttctatctccatgcagcatatattcgcagtttctgacattatagtgcgtTTTGACCtgtctttttttacagtctatggtcctgactgaatcctgactgGGGAGaacgagctcttgaagctccaccctcttAGGCAGagtgcagcagctcatttgcatttaaagcgAACACACTGAAACGGCGCGTTTTTTCCTCaaccccaaaaagtggcaattttaacatgctataaaaaattatctgtggggtattttgagctaaaacttcacatacacactctagggacatcagagacttattttacatcttgtaaaagggggcacaataggtcccctttaaagagtCACTGAAAACAACATTTAATCCTGACCTCCGTTAGGTTTGACCTCATGGAGTAAATTCATTGAATATTGCTGTGTTTAATGGACTGTGATAAAGTTATAGATTTATGATTCAAAAACATAGGCACAAGccaatttaaaagtttgggtcggtaagattatttaatgtttttgaaagaaatttctTATACTCACccagactgcatttatttgttaaaaacagtgaaaacagtaatattgtgaaatattattacaatttaaaaaaactgtttttctattttaatatattttgttgtgccaaaattgcaatttatttagtgtcacaagatcctttagaaatcattctaatatgcttatttgctgctcaagaaacactgTATGTGCGCTCTTACCTCTTCAGGTGTTCCAGTAGGGTGAGGAATGTGATGAGATTTGGGTCTGGAAGTGACCTCAGCAGATGCATCATGCAGTTTTCTTTTGCTGCAGGATCTGATAGAGCTGTAATAAAGAGGAGTGTTATGATGTTATCACACCTCAATCATATGCATTTGAAATTACCCTATTTGCTACATATCACACtgtaattatgttttaataatcttaagatgttgaaaaaataaatgtaaaagagATCAAAGATGAAAATACCAATGCCCTCCATGAAGGCCGGGTACAGTCGGTCTGTGAGAAGAGGTTCTGGCAGCTCCCTGAAATACAATTTCAGTGTCCCTGCTATAGCATTAATGTCCATATCACTTAACATCATCAGGATATCTTTGgtatctgagagagagagagagagagagagagagagagagaggcacaCAGAGAAAAAGAGTAAATGATTTGCCACCATAACAAATGCTGCAGGAAACAGTCATGCAGGCTTGAGTAATGACATATGACATAATACTAAGTAACACATGTATGTTAGCTGAAGGTACGGCTCTGGATACTCCCTACAgactctgtgtgtgtatttattgaGCCAGCTGACAGCTGGAGGGGGTCAGACCTCTGGATGGCCTTTCCCACAACACTGTTGCTGTTTTTAGACTCAATACACAGACCTCACATAaccaaagagaaagaaaacagtGAAAAGAGACTGATGGGAAATCATGAAAAGCAAAATATACAATGTATTAGAAATACACAAATGGAGAAAAATCAGGGAAGGGATCTGTTTTGCAGCAGATTAAAGCCTCTGTGTGTGCAATGCTGATGCAAACTCTTTTGCTAAAtaaatgcactatattagccttatatatttattaaaatttacttaacctgttagtgatgtcttgattatttaatgtttaaatagtggctgtcataacttgtttcaTGACAGATTCATCtatatgattatatttcaacaaagaATTGGAGTAAAAACTGACTTATATGCAATTTACATGTTTGCATACAATTTTTTGTTTGAGTGTTGATTAGCAACcgaatttaatagtttgggctctgttgttaattgtgacatttaatattataGCAAATAAGGGCTCTCTATATAGTTTAatagcattagcagagatagATTTGTTTTATCCTTAATAAACTTGtaattaaaattgaatttatctaaAGACAGACACACAATTTTTtcagtaaaccactgtttaacaataatttaaaaaaagcaattttatgtttagttttctccccctgCTGTACCAAACCCATActgaaccgtgacttcaaaatCGCGGTACGTACTCAAAGGTCagttttgtgtaccgttaccgTCATACCCTAGTTTGAGCGTGTGAAGTGTAATTGTCTCTTACTGGCGTCAAACGCAGCTTTGAGAGCCTGGATGTCTGTGGCCACTCCAGAGATCCTGTAAATGCCCACTTCATCAATACCTCTCTTCTCCACCTCCTCAATGCACTGCCGCACAATGTAAGGCACCTTGGATCGTTCGCGCCTGAGGAACAACAACAGGCAAAACCAATGTACATGatgtaaacatacagagagcaaCAGTGCAAGCTTTTTATGAATGTAAAATATTGCTGTTCATTAAGGCTGAACTATCATAAAAAGGCATTTCCATCTGtcattttatacttttatgtagttttatattttgaatgttaAAGATGCAATGCAACTGGAGTAACAACAAATCTTTTTGTCCAAATTGTGACATGCATCTGAGCATAATGAattatcaaataataataataataaaaaaaaaaaaacaggctggGGACTTGGTTCTATCCATCGGTTGTTGATTGTATTTTGAGATGCAGTCTCCAcaaaaatgaaagcagatcTTGCAGGGGTGAAGTTTAAGTGCACTAATAATTGGAGAAGTCCTGCATatgtcaccagagagaagtctgtcaTTTTCACAGGAAGGTCCAGTTCCgacattacagttttttcaaaTTGCACACACAGTTTTTGAAACTATGGCTCCATTTCTCTAAACTCTACATACAAAACCACAAAACACGCACACAACATGCAAAACGTGTCACATAATTTCAAAAGCAAACACATAATTCAAAACTATTTTAACTATtctaaaaattgtatttttgtgtagtAAAACTTGGGCTGTATATTTACACTATATTTGCTAGAgatgctttacagcagaattcaAATTTCTTACTATTGTGAAGCTGCTGTGAAACAATCTATAGTGTATAAAGTGCTTTAGTgcgcgcacgcacacacacacacacacacacacacacacacacacacacacacacacacacacacacacagagtactgtgcaaaagtctcaggccaccattagatgttgttttgttgttttagaAATAGTAATGACCAGTAATCTCAGTCTCATTATTAGAatataaccagaaaatacagTATGCCGTATTAAAAAATAGATCCCCCTccccagaaaaaaaacaacttctATAGGCCAAAGTGGCAAGTATTTAGTGACCTCCCCTTACACTTGAGCAATAGCAAGaacctgtctctctctctctctctctctttttgtacatatttcctgtattttctgtttgtatcataataaagaccaaaaaataaatatgtggaTGGTCACAAAAatattgctaaaacaacaatgcactgtatacagtatgtaaatatatatatatatatatatatatatatatatatatatatatattgtgtgtgtgtgtgtgtgtggtgacaAACTGCTGGCCACGCCCCTCCTAGACAGAATGCACCAACCAGTATGCAGTATGCACCAGATGAAGTTGATCTGCTAATTAGCAGGGTAGACACCGACTCAGTGCAGAGCAGCAACAGAAAGCGGGACTGGAAAGTAAGCACTGCAAACTTGCCATTATTTACACTGGAGTAAAACTccagaattaagaattaagccTACTACAATCATTGAAGAAGTAGCCAGAGAGCTTTcatacctttttatttttcttgtatGATTTTTGTATTGCACATTATATCATTATCAGGGTGTATTTA containing:
- the abr gene encoding active breakpoint cluster region-related protein isoform X5, which gives rise to MHCCERNTDRMTEILVTDCNLNSVCERVERHCCVDDPSAIKKHTNSGAKLWGRVRSKLLRQKLDPQTVQSKNWHMDVIEMNGIKVEFSMKFTSRDLSLKRTPSKKQSGVFGVKISVVTKRERSKVPYIVRQCIEEVEKRGIDEVGIYRISGVATDIQALKAAFDANTKDILMMLSDMDINAIAGTLKLYFRELPEPLLTDRLYPAFMEGIALSDPAAKENCMMHLLRSLPDPNLITFLTLLEHLKRVAEKEPVNKMSLHNLATVFGPTLLRPSESESSKAHITLASDIWSHDVMAQVQVLLYYLQHPPISFAELKKNTLYFSTDV